The Branchiostoma floridae strain S238N-H82 chromosome 10, Bfl_VNyyK, whole genome shotgun sequence genome has a segment encoding these proteins:
- the LOC118424349 gene encoding uncharacterized protein LOC118424349, with protein sequence MICIEATTGPPTEAQTTTPAASTLRAPTQTVEATAAPNTTVGITTIDTTIAPTITTSAVTTMVTTTAPTTTTTTTTVATTVSTTTEGGTTPTPHPCDSGQHNCSVNEDCVPRGNSNRYTCECSHGYEFNGTACEENECVMGNHTCHANADCDNRPGRNHNCTCRPNFHGDGRECNRLVLVYISIVIINPEYADVHTNPAREAALLRYILRLLWNLFSFITRGATNILVSINIVYVREGSVVVGVEFNVTEPDVPMLKDMVMNMTELGNLTLDANRTLVGDNESAIDVAPEECLDGTHNCSENATCQETYEGFTCTCMDDFLGNGTHCEPNPCPGLDGYVPFGDNCYLFGNTTTDYPGAEQDCRDNSGRLARVFDSETHLFFVDYIETYTDQATSYWIGLDDRVVEGQFNYSDGTALGSFNRWSNLTLHNQDDRDCVLMAKGLTQPWDWVPQRCSDPDYRYICEYVPTTTTAAPTTVATNATTVITVPSSTATPFTCPGLSAYVPFNRSCYLFSNISTDYAGAENLCSQYDGRLIRVMNNETHQFLLNHILTYINQSVSFWIGLEDIMAEGVFVYSDGSPLGSFHRFPADFANEAGQDCVLMATGLTPRWDWWTDDCLDDHRFICEYIFDPCRSSPCDPKANCTNIDELNYSCECFDGYQGDGLNCTEIDECLSDPCDINANCTNTNGSFTCQCIVGYEGDGFNCTDEDECQTSPCHTNANCTNTIGSYMCACQVGYEGDGFNCTDINECLNTTCHDNATCVNTDGSYYCQCLVGYAGDGLNCTDIDECDVYPCDENATCTNTDGSFTCECVSGYEGNGFNCTDEDECLYDPCHANATCTNTDGSYTCMCNHNSY encoded by the exons ATGATTTGTATAGAAGCAACGACTGGTCCACCCACGGAGGCCCAGACAACAACGCCTGCTGCTTCAACCTTGCGGGCTCCCACTCAGACGGTAGAGGCTACTGCAG CCCCCAATACAACAGTTGGTATCACTACAATTGACACGACTATCGCCCCGACAATCACAACTTCTGCCGTAACAACCATGGTTACCACTACCGCGCCAACCACTACCACCACTACAACGACGGTTGCAACGACTGTTTCAACAACCACTGAAGGAGGAACTACACCAACTCCCCATCCTTGCGACAGCGGCCAACACAACTGTAGCGTGAACGAAGACTGTGTCCCACGCGGAAATTCAAATAGATACACCTGTGAGTGTAGTCATGGCTATGAGTTCAACGGCACAGCATGTGAAG AGAACGAATGTGTGATGGGAAACCACACTTGCCACGCAAATGCTGACTGTGACAACCGGCCAGGGAGAAATCACAACTGTACTTGTAGGCCAAACTTTCATGGGGATGGCCGTGAATGCAACA GATTGGTTCTCGTTTACATCTCAATTGTGATAATAAACCCCGAGTATGCTGATGTACACACAAATCCGGCCAGGGAGGCAGCTCTATTACGGTACATCCTACGATTG TTGTGGAATCTCTTCAGTTTTATCACCCGAGGCGCTACAAACATACTCGTCAGCATCAACATAGTATACGTGCG AGAGGGAAGCGTGGTCGTCGGTGTAGAGTTCAATGTCACAGAACCGGACGTGCCTATGCTGAAAGACATGGTCATGAACATGACTGAACTCGGGAACTTAACTCTCGACGCCAATCGAACTCTTGTTGGAGACAATG AAAGTGCCATCGACGTCGCCCCTGAGGAGTGCTTGGACGGCACACACAACTGTTCTGAAAACGCTACATGTCAGGAAACATATGAGGggttcacctgtacatgtatggacgACTTCCTCGGCAACGGAACGCATTGTGAACCCAATC CATGCCCAGGTTTAGATGGCTATGTGCCCTTCGGGGACAACTGTTATCTGTTCGGCAACACCACGACTGACTACCCGGGCGCCGAGCAGGACTGTAGAGACAACAGCGGTCGTCTGGCCAGGGTCTTTGACAGCGAAACTCACCTATTCTTCGTCGACTACATTGAAACCTACACAGATCAAGCAACGAGTTATTGGATAG GTCTAGATGACAGGGTGGTAGAAGGACAATTCAACTACTCGGATGGAACTGCCTTAGGATCTTTCAACCGCTGGTCGAATCTAACCCTGCATAACCAGGACGACAGGGACTGTGTGCTGATGGCCAAGGGACTGACTCAACCCTGGGACTGGGTTCCTCAGAGGTGCTCCGATCCAGACTACCGGTACATCTGCGAATATG TGCCAACCACAACTACGGCAGCACCAACCACAGTCGCAACGAATGCTACAACCGTAATCACAGTGCCATCCTCAACGGCGACACCATTCA CATGTCCCGGCCTGTCAGCCTATGTGCCGTTCAACAGAAGCTGTTACCTCTTCAGCAACATTTCAACAGACTACGCGGGTGCGGAGAATCTTTGTTCCCAATATGACGGACGTCTGATCCGAGTCATGAACAACGAGACTCACCAGTTCCTTCTGAACCACATCCTGACGTACATCAACCAGTCAGTCAGTTTCTGGATAG GCTTAGAGGACATCATGGCCGAGGGAGTGTTTGTGTACTCAGACGGAAGTCCCCTAGGATCATTCCACCGCTTCCCTGCAGACTTTGCTAACGAGGCTGGCCAGGACTGCGTCCTGATGGCTACTGGCTTGACACCACGTTGGGACTGGTGGACTGACGACTGCTTAGACGATCATCGATTTATCTGTGAATACA TTTTTGACCCGTGCCGGAGCTCCCCCTGTGATCCAAAGGCAAACTGCACAAACATAGATGAACTGAACTACTCTTGCGAATGTTTTGATGGTTACCAGGGCGACGGCTTGAACTGTACAG AGATAGACGAGTGCCTGAGCGATCCTTGCGACATCAATGCAAACTGCACAAACACCAACGGCTCCTTCACGTGCCAATGCATTGTAGGGTACGAAGGGGACGGCTTCAACTGCACAG ATGAAGACGAGTGTCAGACGAGTCCGTGTCATACAAACGCAAACTGCACCAACACGATCGGTTCCTACATGTGTGCGTGCCAAGTGGGATACGAAGGAGACGGATTCAACTGCACAG ATATCAACGAGTGTTTGAACACGACTTGCCACGACAATGCGACCTGTGTCAATACGGACGGATCTTACTATTGCCAATGTTTAGTGGGTTATGCCGGAGACGGCCTCAACTGTACAG ACATAGACGAATGCGATGTGTATCCTTGCGACGAAAATGCTACCTGCACTAACACCGACGGGTCTTTTACGTGCGAGTGTGTGAGCGGCTATGAGGGGAATGGCTTCAATTGCACAG ACGAAGATGAGTGTCTGTATGACCCTTGCCATGCCAACGCgacctgtaccaacacagacGGGTCGTACACATGCATGTGCAAT CACAACTCCTACTAA